From one Paenibacillus terrae HPL-003 genomic stretch:
- a CDS encoding TIGR00730 family Rossman fold protein, with protein sequence MKSIAVFCGSSDGVSTIYREHAIALGKALAEQEISLVYGGASVGLMGTVADAVLHAGGHVIGVLPHFLQNREIAHHSLSELIIVDSMHERKSKMAEIADGFIALPGGPGTMEEYFEIFTWAQLGLHEKPCGLLNINHYYDPLISLFDRMAEEQFMQEKYRAMVLTDTTPQGILRQFTNYTPPAVKTYITSKRT encoded by the coding sequence ATGAAAAGCATTGCTGTTTTCTGCGGTTCCAGTGATGGGGTGTCTACGATTTATCGAGAGCACGCTATTGCTCTGGGCAAGGCACTTGCCGAACAAGAGATAAGCCTGGTTTATGGAGGAGCAAGCGTTGGTTTAATGGGTACAGTAGCTGATGCGGTACTTCATGCAGGAGGTCACGTCATCGGTGTGCTCCCTCACTTTTTGCAAAACCGCGAAATTGCGCATCATAGCCTGAGCGAACTAATCATTGTTGATTCCATGCATGAACGAAAATCTAAAATGGCAGAGATCGCGGACGGGTTCATAGCTTTACCAGGTGGCCCAGGTACGATGGAAGAATATTTTGAAATTTTTACATGGGCACAATTAGGCTTGCACGAAAAGCCATGTGGTCTTTTAAACATTAACCATTATTACGATCCTCTTATTTCCTTGTTTGATCGTATGGCTGAGGAACAATTCATGCAGGAAAAATATCGTGCGATGGTACTTACGGATACTACTCCGCAAGGAATCTTACGGCAATTTACTAATTACACTCCTCCTGCCGTCAAAACATATATCACGAGCAAACGGACCTGA
- a CDS encoding MazG nucleotide pyrophosphohydrolase domain-containing protein — protein MDINEFQQWVKQYYQERSWSDLDIFVRIGFLAEETGEVARAIRALEIGRDRPDEIDGSFEDNKKHLTEELGDVLGNLIVIANKYDITLEDIFRTHQQKLAKRYS, from the coding sequence ATGGATATTAATGAATTTCAACAATGGGTAAAGCAGTATTACCAGGAGAGAAGTTGGTCGGATTTAGATATATTCGTTCGAATTGGTTTCTTGGCAGAAGAAACGGGAGAGGTTGCGAGAGCCATTCGCGCCCTGGAAATCGGCAGAGACCGTCCTGATGAGATCGATGGTTCATTCGAGGATAACAAGAAACATTTAACTGAAGAGCTAGGAGACGTACTGGGTAATCTTATCGTGATCGCCAACAAGTATGACATCACCTTGGAAGACATATTTCGGACACACCAGCAAAAACTTGCAAAGAGATATTCATAA
- a CDS encoding ABC transporter ATP-binding protein, with the protein MSGKETWRRLLTYVGQYKKTAFWVMVSAILSVLASLIGPYMIGQAIDHMVDKGVVDFRGIAQILAGLGIVYAVGSLFSWLLTYLTNRIAFQTVNDMRRELFDHFNILPLSFHDNHPQGDSISRFVNDMDAVSDGLLQGFSTLITGIITIIGSVVLMLYISPIMTLVVLVSAPVTYGVARFITTRSQRMFREQAQILGSLNGYVEEMIGGQRVVTAFHYENRSFEEFAAKNDQLYQAGVKSQFYGSLSNPSTRLVNNMTFSVTAMIGCISIILGVISVGGLSSFLIYTNLFAKPFNEITGVLTQFQAATASAQRIFAILDSPPEQPEKSNAVHLERSKGTILFDHVKFSYTPERTLITNFSLEVKPGTRVAIVGQTGAGKTTLVNLLMRFYDVDSGSISIDGVNINDMSRDSLRTNFGMVLQDTWLFSGTIRDNIAYGKPEATEDEVIAAATAANAHSFIKRLPHGYDTVISGSGDSLSQGQKQLLTIARVILVDPPMLILDEATSSIDTLTEARIQKAFMKMIAGRTSFVIAHRLSTIREADLILYMKNGDVVESGTHEGLLASGGHYASLYNSQFTTA; encoded by the coding sequence ATGAGCGGTAAGGAAACCTGGAGAAGATTGTTAACCTATGTGGGTCAATATAAAAAAACAGCATTTTGGGTCATGGTCAGTGCAATTCTCAGCGTGCTTGCCAGTCTGATCGGTCCCTATATGATTGGTCAGGCCATTGACCATATGGTGGATAAGGGAGTGGTGGATTTTAGGGGAATCGCGCAGATCCTTGCCGGATTGGGCATTGTGTACGCCGTAGGCAGCCTGTTTAGCTGGCTGCTCACCTATTTGACGAACCGTATTGCTTTTCAGACGGTCAATGATATGCGGCGAGAGTTATTTGATCATTTTAATATCCTGCCGTTAAGCTTTCATGACAATCACCCACAAGGTGACAGCATCAGCCGTTTTGTAAACGATATGGATGCCGTATCGGATGGGTTACTGCAAGGTTTTTCCACCTTGATTACCGGGATTATTACGATTATAGGCTCGGTTGTGCTCATGCTGTATATCAGTCCGATCATGACGTTGGTTGTGCTGGTGTCAGCCCCGGTTACGTATGGCGTAGCACGGTTTATTACCACTCGATCCCAACGCATGTTCCGCGAACAGGCCCAAATTTTAGGGAGTCTGAATGGTTATGTGGAGGAAATGATTGGCGGACAGCGGGTGGTTACAGCCTTTCATTATGAAAACCGTTCGTTTGAGGAATTCGCCGCCAAAAATGACCAATTGTATCAAGCAGGGGTAAAATCACAGTTTTATGGATCATTGTCCAATCCCTCCACCCGTCTGGTGAACAACATGACGTTCTCGGTCACTGCGATGATCGGCTGTATATCCATCATTCTGGGCGTCATCTCGGTAGGCGGATTGTCAAGCTTTCTGATTTATACGAACCTGTTCGCCAAGCCCTTTAATGAAATCACAGGGGTACTGACTCAGTTCCAAGCGGCTACGGCATCTGCCCAGCGCATATTCGCTATTTTGGACTCACCGCCTGAGCAGCCAGAAAAATCGAACGCTGTACATTTGGAACGCAGCAAGGGCACGATTCTTTTTGATCATGTCAAATTCTCCTATACCCCGGAGCGTACGCTCATTACGAATTTTAGTTTGGAGGTTAAGCCGGGTACCCGTGTTGCGATTGTCGGTCAAACCGGGGCAGGCAAAACAACACTCGTCAACCTGCTCATGCGCTTTTATGATGTAGATAGCGGCTCGATATCTATCGACGGGGTGAATATCAATGACATGAGCCGGGACAGTCTGCGGACTAATTTTGGCATGGTACTTCAGGATACATGGCTGTTCAGCGGCACGATTCGGGACAATATCGCTTACGGAAAACCGGAAGCGACGGAAGATGAAGTTATCGCGGCTGCGACGGCCGCCAATGCACATAGCTTCATCAAGCGTCTGCCTCATGGCTACGATACGGTCATCAGCGGTTCAGGCGACAGCCTGTCGCAAGGTCAAAAGCAACTACTCACCATTGCGCGGGTAATCCTCGTCGATCCACCTATGCTCATTCTGGATGAAGCGACCAGCAGTATAGACACCCTGACAGAAGCGCGTATTCAAAAGGCGTTTATGAAAATGATTGCTGGACGCACCAGCTTTGTGATCGCCCACAGACTATCGACCATCCGCGAAGCGGATCTAATTTTATATATGAAAAACGGCGATGTCGTCGAAAGCGGAACCCATGAGGGGCTGCTTGCAAGCGGGGGACATTATGCCTCGCTCTATAATAGCCAGTTCACTACGGCCTAG
- a CDS encoding ABC transporter ATP-binding protein — MLKFAIFLKPYKKESILGPLFKLIEAILELLLPTMVALMINHGVGKGDTHYVWQMGLLMLLMTVLGFGSSMVCQFYAARASQGFGTTLRNTMFKHISSFSYADLDKFGTPSLINRITNDVNQLQTAVAMLIRLVIRAPFICIGAIIMSMILDFRLALVLLAATPILALILYLVITKASPLYRMYQKKLDKIALVLSENLTGVRVIRAFAKRGTERVKFNTASDDLTLTAIRVGRISALLSPATLLVVNGAIIAILWVGGIHIQYGSLTQGEIIAFINYITQILLALIVVTNLIILFTKAATSAARIQEVLDTQASISDVTTATGRAGSDEQGTVPAIAFDHVSFGYNQTGQLALSDVTVDIYPGETVGIIGGTGSGKSTFVNLIPRFYDAVEGRVQVDGIDVRQYKLEQLRQEIGIVPQKALLFTGTIADNIRWGREHATDEEVARAAAIAQAEEFISNLPEKYDAPIARGGLNLSGGQKQRLTIARAIVGNPQILILDDSSSALDFATDAALRKSLRENSSSMTVLLVSQRVSSVQHADKIIVFDEGRIVGVGTHEQLMSTSDVYQEINHSQLSTQEVDQ, encoded by the coding sequence TTGCTGAAATTTGCTATTTTTTTGAAGCCTTATAAGAAGGAAAGTATTCTGGGGCCTCTGTTTAAACTGATTGAGGCGATTTTGGAATTATTGCTGCCTACCATGGTAGCCCTCATGATCAATCATGGTGTTGGCAAAGGAGATACCCATTATGTTTGGCAGATGGGTCTTTTGATGTTGCTTATGACCGTGCTGGGCTTTGGCAGTTCAATGGTATGCCAATTCTACGCAGCCCGGGCCTCCCAAGGATTCGGAACCACGCTGCGCAATACGATGTTTAAGCACATTTCATCGTTCTCTTATGCCGATCTGGATAAGTTTGGTACACCTTCACTCATCAATCGGATCACGAACGATGTGAATCAGCTCCAGACGGCTGTGGCAATGCTGATTCGTCTGGTCATTCGCGCTCCTTTTATTTGCATTGGGGCTATTATCATGTCGATGATCCTGGACTTCCGACTCGCTTTGGTCCTGTTGGCGGCTACGCCAATTCTGGCTTTGATCCTGTATCTGGTGATCACGAAGGCTTCGCCACTGTATCGCATGTATCAGAAAAAGCTGGACAAAATCGCTCTTGTGCTAAGCGAAAATCTTACAGGGGTAAGGGTCATACGGGCCTTTGCCAAAAGAGGAACCGAACGAGTCAAGTTCAATACAGCCTCGGATGACCTGACCCTAACCGCCATCCGTGTTGGGCGCATTTCCGCTTTGCTCAGCCCGGCCACCTTGCTGGTAGTCAACGGAGCCATTATTGCGATTCTGTGGGTCGGCGGCATTCATATTCAATATGGATCTCTTACTCAAGGGGAGATTATTGCTTTTATTAATTATATCACGCAGATCTTGCTGGCTTTGATCGTAGTGACCAATTTAATTATTCTGTTCACCAAGGCTGCAACCTCGGCTGCACGGATTCAGGAGGTTCTGGATACACAAGCTTCGATTTCCGATGTGACTACGGCTACAGGCCGGGCTGGTTCAGATGAGCAGGGCACCGTACCGGCCATCGCTTTTGATCACGTCTCCTTCGGATACAACCAAACGGGACAATTGGCGCTGAGCGATGTTACCGTAGACATCTACCCCGGTGAAACGGTCGGTATCATCGGAGGAACAGGTTCGGGGAAATCTACATTTGTGAATCTCATCCCCCGGTTCTATGATGCGGTGGAGGGGCGTGTCCAGGTCGATGGCATCGACGTTCGCCAATATAAGCTTGAGCAATTGCGGCAGGAAATCGGGATTGTTCCACAGAAGGCGCTGCTGTTTACCGGCACCATAGCGGATAATATTCGTTGGGGTCGTGAACACGCCACCGATGAGGAAGTCGCCCGAGCCGCAGCCATCGCGCAAGCGGAGGAGTTCATTTCCAATCTGCCCGAAAAATACGATGCTCCGATTGCCCGAGGGGGCCTTAATCTGTCGGGAGGTCAAAAGCAACGTCTAACCATCGCCAGAGCTATTGTAGGAAATCCGCAAATCCTCATTTTGGATGATTCCTCAAGCGCACTCGATTTTGCAACCGATGCCGCCTTGCGTAAATCGTTACGGGAAAATAGCAGCAGTATGACCGTCCTGCTTGTCTCGCAACGGGTCAGCAGCGTTCAGCATGCTGATAAAATTATTGTGTTTGATGAAGGGCGGATTGTCGGTGTCGGCACACACGAACAGTTGATGAGCACCTCAGATGTATATCAGGAGATTAATCATTCCCAGCTCTCAACGCAGGAGGTAGACCAATGA
- a CDS encoding LysR family transcriptional regulator, translated as MELRHLKYFLAIAEAGQITAAAKKLQIAQPPLSQQLMQLEEELGVKLVHRGPRSIHLTEAGIILQNRAKQILELTDATTREINDFAMGMKGTLTIGTVSSSGAALMKDRLSEFHKTYAGVKFEIHEGNTFMILDLLNKGIVEVGIVRTPFNTTDLGCRYAASEPMVAVMTEEHDWNPDQKTILLSDLKNRPLIVYRRFEQLIHDACMKHGFEPNFFCKNDDARTTLHWANEGLGIGMISRSALSLGSNSQLIVKEIMCEELHTRVAAVWLKDKYMSSLASRFIESFSQAPDGVTPQ; from the coding sequence ATGGAATTGAGACATCTCAAGTATTTTCTGGCGATTGCAGAGGCGGGACAAATCACAGCGGCAGCTAAAAAGCTGCAAATCGCACAGCCTCCCCTCAGTCAGCAGCTCATGCAGCTGGAGGAAGAGCTTGGTGTAAAGCTCGTGCATCGAGGCCCGCGAAGCATTCATCTGACAGAGGCCGGAATCATCTTGCAGAACAGGGCCAAGCAGATTTTGGAGCTGACGGATGCCACGACGAGGGAAATAAACGATTTTGCTATGGGTATGAAAGGAACGCTCACGATTGGAACCGTCTCTTCTTCCGGCGCAGCCCTGATGAAAGACAGGCTTTCCGAATTTCACAAAACCTATGCGGGCGTAAAATTTGAAATTCATGAGGGAAACACGTTCATGATCCTCGATCTGTTGAACAAGGGGATTGTAGAGGTCGGTATCGTCAGAACGCCGTTCAACACCACCGATCTGGGGTGCAGATATGCAGCCTCCGAGCCGATGGTCGCGGTGATGACAGAAGAGCATGACTGGAATCCTGACCAGAAGACGATTCTACTGTCTGACTTGAAAAACAGACCGCTAATCGTATACCGCCGCTTTGAGCAATTGATCCACGATGCCTGCATGAAGCATGGCTTTGAGCCGAATTTCTTTTGCAAAAACGATGATGCCCGCACTACGCTTCACTGGGCTAATGAAGGACTGGGTATCGGTATGATTTCGCGGTCCGCGCTGTCTCTAGGCAGTAATAGCCAGTTAATTGTGAAGGAAATTATGTGTGAAGAATTGCATACTCGTGTGGCGGCTGTCTGGCTCAAGGATAAATACATGTCTTCTCTGGCTTCCCGATTTATCGAAAGCTTTAGCCAAGCACCCGATGGAGTCACTCCACAGTAG
- a CDS encoding DUF1934 domain-containing protein: protein MEFEHMPHNAKVQIRLHSHHDGEDVVQELPGEAIMRGKHLYIRYDEPQEGPEGGTTRNTVKIGPDELKLIRHGEVQSEQSFALGRRLPGFYRSPYLSLNMSAHTQKLDIRMDGFTGHVSWTYDLYVFEDFSGHFAISLHIQEEQQS from the coding sequence ATGGAGTTTGAACACATGCCACACAATGCAAAGGTCCAAATCCGTCTTCATAGTCATCACGACGGAGAAGATGTGGTGCAGGAGCTTCCCGGAGAAGCCATCATGCGTGGGAAGCATCTATATATAAGGTACGATGAGCCGCAAGAGGGGCCTGAGGGTGGAACGACACGGAACACGGTCAAAATCGGACCGGATGAGCTGAAGCTGATCCGTCACGGCGAAGTGCAATCGGAGCAGTCGTTTGCGCTGGGACGAAGATTGCCGGGATTTTACCGATCTCCTTATTTAAGCCTGAATATGTCTGCGCATACGCAGAAGCTCGATATTCGAATGGACGGGTTTACCGGACATGTGAGCTGGACTTATGATCTATACGTATTTGAGGATTTCTCGGGGCATTTTGCCATCAGTTTGCATATACAGGAGGAGCAACAATCATGA